The sequence AATGACAATGCCTATCTACGGCCAGACGCTCGCAATCTTGCCGCCTTTCTTTACCGTTTGCAAAAGAACTTTCCCCAGCATTATCAACGTATCGTTCGCCTGGTGCAGTTTATCGCACCTTTCTTTGGTGACTTTTATCTCCGACCCAATACGGATAACCCGGAATATATCGAAATGGAATGGACGGAAAAGGGAGAGGACAAACCGTTCAAAGCGCATCAACTATCCGATGGCACTTTGCGCTTCATCTGTCTTGCGACTGTATTGAATCAACCCGAGGAATTTCTGCCTGAAACCATTTTAATTGATGAGCCTGAACTCGGCCTTCATCCAAGGGCTATTGGTTTTCTCGCATCGATGTTGCGTTCGACTGCCAAGCTAAGGCAAGTGATTGTCTCTACTCAATCAGTAACCTTGGTTAATTGTTTCTCCATCAATGATCTGATTGTGGTAGATCGAAAAAGCGGTCTTACCGTTTTCCAGCGTCACGATGAACAGCAATTCGCGGAATGGCTGAAGGAATATACCGTCGGCGATCTCTGGGAGAAAAACCTGATGGGAGGTCGTGGATGATACGAGTGCATGTCATTTGCGAGGGCCAAACAGAGGAAGAGTTTATTCGCCACCTTCTTGGCCCGGTGTTGCTTGAAAAACAGATATCCCTGCTGCCTTCCTGTATCGGCAAGGTGGGTCACAAAGGCGGAAATGTCAATCTGAGGCGGCTGGCGATGGATGTTAGAGAACGGTTACTTCGGGATCAGCAATGCTATTGCACCACCATGCTCGATTATTACGGTTTACCTGCTGAGTTTCCAGGTAAAGCTGAGGGGGCGAAACTGCATGACATTTCCGATAAACAAAAAAAGGTGGTTGAGGCTTTAGCACAATGGGCAGGGGACAATCTGGGACCTCAAACATCCTTCAGATTCATCCCCTATATTCAAATGTATGAGTTTGAAGGACTCTTATTCAGTGACCCTTCAGCCTTGGCTGGCTCAATAAATAATATCGGCGCAGCGGAAGATTTCAAAAAAGTTCGTGCAGATTTTCCAACACCCGAATGGATCAATGACAACCCACACACTGCACCCAGTAAGCGCATAGCGAAACTGTTTCCCGCCTACGACAAACCGGAACACCCGTTAATGGCTGCACAGGATATCGGTCTGGATACCATTCGTCGGGAGTGCCCGTTGTTTGATTCTTGGGTTAAACGTCTTGAGGGGCTGAGTGCAGGAGGTGACGCATGAGAGTGCTGGATCATCTCCTGAAAGCGGTTCGTGATGCCGCCGTTTTCAACCCGGAGGTGCAGGTCGCACCCGCCTGTATTCTGTGGCCGGATCGTGACCGTCAGTGGGAAGCCGTCATACCCGTTCTTCAGGCCGAACTGCCTGAACTCATGATCCTGGGCGACTATGCGCCAGAAAGGCGTATTGGGCCAGCCATCTGGTTGCGTTGCGTGATTGCCGGTCGTACAGAGGATGTTTCGCTGCCCAAGGATCGGACACCGATTTTTTATCTGCCGGGCGTCAGCCGCCAGGACCTGCGGGCTGTCGAAAGCTGCCCGGATCACCTGAAGCCGCTGGCTGAACTGCAATATCGGGGCGTGATCTGGTCACAAATCAATGCGAAAGACTGGACGATCCTGGCCTTCCTCAAATCCGATCAGGGCGGGCTTGGGCTGGATGTCGCTCAAGACAATGACACCAAGAACGCCATGCAGCTCACGTTGTATCGGCTCCTCGACGAGGATATCTCCTTGCTGAAAGGCAAGCGTCTGGACAAGGACTACTTCAACACCCTGCTCTCTGGTGGCGACCCGATTCGCGACCTGCTGCAGTGGCTCGACAAAGGGGACGCCTTCCAAGCCAGTCGGGGCAAGAACGAATGGAAAGCCTTTGTCGAGATCTGTAAGTCTCAACTGGCCTTCAACCCCCAGAACGAAGGCGTTTTGGCCGGGTGCATCAAGCTTGCAAACCATGAAGGACCGTGGCATGCCGTTTGGGAACGCTACTGCGAAGCGCCTAAGCGCTACCCCAACATTCCGGCACAAATCAGAAAATGTCATCCGCCGAGTGACACCATTTTCTGGATCATGGAAGACGGATCTTTCGACGGCTGGCCTCAGTGGAATGACGACCAGGAGAAAAGCCTTCACTGTGATTTGATGGCCCTTGCCCAATTGCCCGCATTTGAGGCGAAGGTTAGACTCGCGGAGCTGGAAAAACAGCACGGACGGAGGCGCTCTCTGGTCTGGGCCGAACTGGGTGATGCGCCCCTGGCCTGCGCCTTGGAACATTTGGCGACCATTGCCGAGATCACCCAAAACGGCCTTGCCGCTGGTTCGGTGGACGACCTTGCGGCTGGATATCAAAGTCATGGATGGCGAGCGGATGACGCAGTGATCCGAGCCTTGGCCCAGGTCGAAAGCTCTGACGACTTTGATGCTGTGACGACCACTATTCGATCCGTTTATCTCCCGTGGGTAGAAGAATCAGCCCGCTATCTCCAGAAGCTTATAGATGGTGCATCCTACCCGGGAGGCACCTGTCTGACGGCAAAAGTAGCACCTTTCAATCCCGGGGAATGTATTCTCTTCGTCGATGGACTCCGTTTCGATGCGGGGAAGCGTTTGGTTGGCTCTTTAGAGGCGCGTGGATTTGATGTTTCTGAGGAACCAGCCTGGGCAGCCCTGCCGAGTGTCACGGCAACCGGCAAGGCGGCGGTAACCCCGGTACGAGACAGGATTCGCGGTGGGGATGGCAGTCCGGATTTTGAGCCATCTGCAGCAAACACCGGTCAGCCATTAAAAGGCGGCTATCATCTGAAAAAATTGCTGGCCGACGCGGGATGGTCGATCCTTGAGCGCTCTGCTGATGGCGATGGACAGGGGATGGCCTGGTGTGAGTTTGGAGACATCGACCGCGAAGGCCATGACCGTGGATGGAAACTGGCCAAACACATCGATGCTTTAATTCGGGAGATTACGGACCGTATCTCGGAGCTTCTGGCGGCGGGATGGAAGCGTGTCCGGGTGGTCACAGACCATGGCTGGCTGCTGCTGCCCGGAGGATTGCCCAAAATCGATCTTCCCGGCGCCCTGGCCGATACCAAGTGGGGCCGGTGCGCCTCATTAAAACCAGGGGCCTTTTCCAAGGAGCGGCTATACCCATGGTACTGGAATCCAAACCAGTATGTTGCCCTCGCTGATGGTGTGAGCTGCTTCAAGAAAGGCGAAGAATACACCCACGGCGGCCTGAGCCTGCAAGAATGCTTGACGCTGCATTTGACGATAACTCGAGGAAAATCTGCACAGGCGGCGGCATCTGTCGAATTTACCGACGTGGTGTGGAAGGGCTTGCGCTGCACCGTTGCCGTAGATGGCAACTTCTCGAGTTTATCACTTGATGTTCGCAGCCAAGCGGGCAATCCATCGTCCAGTGTGGTCGTAGGCTGCAAACCGTTTAAAGACAACGGAACAGCCTCCGTAGTTGTCGAAGACGAGGACATGGAGGGGCGTGAAGCAACAGTAGTCCTGATCGATGCCAATGGATCGCTGGTTGCGCAAATCGCCACAGTAATAGGTGGAGGCAAACCATGATTGAAATGGACCAGATCGACAAAAAAGCGGCCTCCTCGCTCGAAGGGTACCTGGTCCGGAAGGATCTGGTCCGGACGTTCAGCCGCCAATTTCCGGTGCCGACGTATGTGGTCGAGTTCCTGCTCGGCCGTTACTGTGCCAGCACCGAGCAGGATGAGATTGATGAGGGTCTCGAGATCGTTGGGCGACAACTCAAATCACGAACGGTCAAGGCCGGAGAAGAAGAGCTTTTCAAGGCTCGGGCCAGGGAAAATGGCGAGGTCAAAATCATCGACCTTATCACCGCTCGCCTGGATGCGAGGACCGACTCCTTCATTGCCACACTGCCCAGCTTGCGGCTGACCGATGTTCGCATCAGCTCCGAGCTGGTGAACCAGCATGAACGAATGCTGACGGGCGGTTTCTACGCCGAGATTACCCTGAACTATGATGCGGGCATCGCCCAAGAGAGCAAAGGCAGGCCGTTCGGGGTGGAGTCGCTTCGGGAAATCCAGCTTTCTAAGCGGGATGTACTTGATATTCTTGCCGAGGCTCGCAAGGTCTTCTCGTCCGAAGAGTGGAAAATATTGTTGCTCCGATCCATCGGTATTGAACCGATCGGGTTGTCCCAGCGTCAATACGACGCCTTGATGCTGCGCATGGTTCCTTTTGTTGAGCGCAACTACAACCTGGTCGAGCTCGGTCCCAGAGGAACCGGTAAGAGCCATCTCTTCCAGCAGGTTTCTCCGTATGCGCATCTAATTTCCGGAGGGAAGGCCACGGTTGCCCGGATGTTCGTCAACAACGCAACCGGCCAACGCGGATTGGTCTGCCAATACGACGTCGTTTGCTTCGATGAGGTTTCCGGCATCTCTTTCGACCAGAAGGATGGCGTGAACATCATGAAGGGATACATGGAGTCCGGTGAATTCAGCCGTGGCAAGGAAAGCATCCGAGCCGACGGCAGCATCGTCCTGGTTGGCAACTTTGATGTGGATGTTGAACATCAGCAGCGCATTGGCCATCTGTTAGGCCCTCTACCACCAGAGATGAGAAACGACACCGCTTTTATGGACAGAATTCACGCCTTTCTGCCCGGCTGGGATGTGCCCAAAATGAGTAAGGAGCTGTTGACGAACCATTTCGGTCTGGTGAGTGATTTCTTGTCCGAGTGTTGGAGCCAGCTTCGCAATCAAAGCCGAGTGAGCGTATTGCAAAACAAGGTGTTCTTCGGCGGCGCGCTGTCAGGACGCGATACCAACGCAGTCAATAAAACCGTAAGTGGATTGCTCAAGCTCCTCTATCCCGGCGAAGGCGAGACAGCCGATGAGGACATCGAGTGGGCCGTCCATATTGCCATGGAGGCAAGGCGTCGCGTCAAGGAACAGCAGAAGCGCATCGGAGCGGCAGAATTTCGTAATACACACTTCAGCTACGTGATGGGGGCTGATGGTGTGGAGAAGTTTGTCTCGACACCGGAACTGCAAAGCGAAAACAGCATTGGTACTGATCCCCTTGAGCCAGGCCAGGTATGGACCATCTCGCCGGGTGGCGGTGAAGAGCACCCGGGACTTTACCGTATCGAGATCAATGAAGGCCCGGGTTCCGGCGTCAAGATTCTCAACAAACCCGTGCCGCCTGCTTTTAAGGAAAGCATGGGTTACGCCGAGCAAAACCTTTACGCCCGGGCAGTGCAACTGGTCGGAGACAAAGACCCTCGTCACCACGAATTCACCGTCCAACTCAGAGCCTTTGACGCATCCAAGTCCGGCGCGAAACTCGGCATGGCAGCCCTCATCGCTCTCTGCACGGCTCTCTTGAAGAAGAGTGTTCGCGGCGGCCTGACCATCGTGGGAGAGATTAACCTCG comes from Desulfatirhabdium butyrativorans DSM 18734 and encodes:
- a CDS encoding AAA family ATPase, which translates into the protein MNSNQLSRIVLRGFKSIRECDLVLKELNVLIGPNGAGKSNFIDFFRLIQQMLEGNLQRYVSKQGGPDVLLHFGRKKTENLSAELYFGNNGYKFTLEPTQDNRMMFAEEKFWWNLKGDWSIRSGHFETEVESQKDRIAIYKYTVPAMKSWCLYHFHDTSESALVKQRHALNDNAYLRPDARNLAAFLYRLQKNFPQHYQRIVRLVQFIAPFFGDFYLRPNTDNPEYIEMEWTEKGEDKPFKAHQLSDGTLRFICLATVLNQPEEFLPETILIDEPELGLHPRAIGFLASMLRSTAKLRQVIVSTQSVTLVNCFSINDLIVVDRKSGLTVFQRHDEQQFAEWLKEYTVGDLWEKNLMGGRG
- a CDS encoding DUF4276 family protein, which produces MIRVHVICEGQTEEEFIRHLLGPVLLEKQISLLPSCIGKVGHKGGNVNLRRLAMDVRERLLRDQQCYCTTMLDYYGLPAEFPGKAEGAKLHDISDKQKKVVEALAQWAGDNLGPQTSFRFIPYIQMYEFEGLLFSDPSALAGSINNIGAAEDFKKVRADFPTPEWINDNPHTAPSKRIAKLFPAYDKPEHPLMAAQDIGLDTIRRECPLFDSWVKRLEGLSAGGDA
- the pglZ gene encoding BREX-1 system phosphatase PglZ type B, which encodes MRVLDHLLKAVRDAAVFNPEVQVAPACILWPDRDRQWEAVIPVLQAELPELMILGDYAPERRIGPAIWLRCVIAGRTEDVSLPKDRTPIFYLPGVSRQDLRAVESCPDHLKPLAELQYRGVIWSQINAKDWTILAFLKSDQGGLGLDVAQDNDTKNAMQLTLYRLLDEDISLLKGKRLDKDYFNTLLSGGDPIRDLLQWLDKGDAFQASRGKNEWKAFVEICKSQLAFNPQNEGVLAGCIKLANHEGPWHAVWERYCEAPKRYPNIPAQIRKCHPPSDTIFWIMEDGSFDGWPQWNDDQEKSLHCDLMALAQLPAFEAKVRLAELEKQHGRRRSLVWAELGDAPLACALEHLATIAEITQNGLAAGSVDDLAAGYQSHGWRADDAVIRALAQVESSDDFDAVTTTIRSVYLPWVEESARYLQKLIDGASYPGGTCLTAKVAPFNPGECILFVDGLRFDAGKRLVGSLEARGFDVSEEPAWAALPSVTATGKAAVTPVRDRIRGGDGSPDFEPSAANTGQPLKGGYHLKKLLADAGWSILERSADGDGQGMAWCEFGDIDREGHDRGWKLAKHIDALIREITDRISELLAAGWKRVRVVTDHGWLLLPGGLPKIDLPGALADTKWGRCASLKPGAFSKERLYPWYWNPNQYVALADGVSCFKKGEEYTHGGLSLQECLTLHLTITRGKSAQAAASVEFTDVVWKGLRCTVAVDGNFSSLSLDVRSQAGNPSSSVVVGCKPFKDNGTASVVVEDEDMEGREATVVLIDANGSLVAQIATVIGGGKP
- the brxL gene encoding protease Lon-related BREX system protein BrxL, which gives rise to MIEMDQIDKKAASSLEGYLVRKDLVRTFSRQFPVPTYVVEFLLGRYCASTEQDEIDEGLEIVGRQLKSRTVKAGEEELFKARARENGEVKIIDLITARLDARTDSFIATLPSLRLTDVRISSELVNQHERMLTGGFYAEITLNYDAGIAQESKGRPFGVESLREIQLSKRDVLDILAEARKVFSSEEWKILLLRSIGIEPIGLSQRQYDALMLRMVPFVERNYNLVELGPRGTGKSHLFQQVSPYAHLISGGKATVARMFVNNATGQRGLVCQYDVVCFDEVSGISFDQKDGVNIMKGYMESGEFSRGKESIRADGSIVLVGNFDVDVEHQQRIGHLLGPLPPEMRNDTAFMDRIHAFLPGWDVPKMSKELLTNHFGLVSDFLSECWSQLRNQSRVSVLQNKVFFGGALSGRDTNAVNKTVSGLLKLLYPGEGETADEDIEWAVHIAMEARRRVKEQQKRIGAAEFRNTHFSYVMGADGVEKFVSTPELQSENSIGTDPLEPGQVWTISPGGGEEHPGLYRIEINEGPGSGVKILNKPVPPAFKESMGYAEQNLYARAVQLVGDKDPRHHEFTVQLRAFDASKSGAKLGMAALIALCTALLKKSVRGGLTIVGEINLGGSIEPIHNPVTIAEIAVEKGASSLLMPVSCRRHLFDLSDDMATKIDIQFYSDSRDALLKAMVA